A single region of the Arthrobacter sp. zg-Y20 genome encodes:
- the acs gene encoding acetate--CoA ligase yields the protein MSDQSPAKKHGDAFENLLHERRSFPPSAEFAASAVAQPSLYEEAAADGPAFWARQARELLSWDKDFDQALDFSDAPFAKWFVGGELNAAYNALDRHVEEGRGERVAIYFEGEPGDTRTYTYAQLTEEVKKAANAFESLGVAKGDRVAVYLPMIPEAVITMLACARIGAVHSVVFGGFSADALRSRIDDAEAKLVVTADGSYRRGKPSMLKGAVDEALAKPGHTVENVVVVRRNAEPVQWNDGLDQWWHDVVDTADTEHTAVPHDSEHPLFILYTSGTTGKPKGILHTTGGFLTQTAFTHLNTFDLHPETDVYWCTADIGWVTGHSYVAYAPLINGATQLIYEGTPDTPHQGRWWELVEKYKVSILYTAPTAIRTCMKWGRDIPQKYNLDSIRVLGSVGEPINPEAWMWYRQVIGANGGKKENPAPIVDTWWQTETGAHMIAPMPGVTATKPGSAQVAVPGISVDVVDEMGKPVPNGSGGFLVIKEPWPAMLRGIWGDPERFKETYWSRFDNMYFAGDGAKKDEDGDIWLLGRVDDVMNVSGHRLSTTEIESALVSHPSVAEAAVVGAADDTTGEAVVAFVILRGSAKDDDDIVTTLRNHVGKEIGPIAKPRHILVVPELPKTRSGKIMRRLLKDVAEGREAGDSSTLADNTVMQQIAESLRR from the coding sequence ATGTCTGATCAGTCCCCTGCGAAGAAGCACGGTGACGCCTTCGAGAACCTTCTGCACGAACGCCGGAGCTTCCCGCCGAGTGCCGAATTTGCTGCGTCTGCGGTGGCCCAGCCGTCCCTCTACGAGGAAGCAGCAGCGGACGGTCCCGCCTTCTGGGCCCGGCAGGCACGCGAATTGCTGTCCTGGGACAAGGATTTCGACCAGGCACTGGACTTCAGTGATGCCCCCTTCGCCAAGTGGTTCGTAGGCGGAGAGCTCAACGCCGCATACAACGCCCTGGACCGGCACGTGGAAGAAGGCCGGGGTGAGCGCGTTGCCATCTACTTCGAGGGTGAGCCCGGCGATACCCGGACCTACACGTACGCCCAGCTGACCGAAGAAGTGAAGAAAGCGGCCAACGCCTTCGAGTCCCTCGGCGTGGCCAAGGGCGACCGGGTGGCCGTCTATCTCCCAATGATTCCGGAAGCAGTCATCACCATGCTGGCCTGCGCGCGGATCGGTGCGGTGCATTCAGTGGTGTTCGGCGGTTTCTCCGCTGACGCCCTGCGCAGCCGGATCGACGACGCCGAAGCCAAGCTTGTGGTGACTGCCGACGGCTCCTACCGCCGCGGCAAGCCCAGCATGCTCAAGGGCGCCGTTGACGAGGCCCTCGCCAAGCCGGGCCACACGGTGGAAAACGTAGTGGTGGTCCGCCGCAACGCAGAGCCGGTGCAGTGGAACGACGGCCTGGACCAGTGGTGGCACGACGTCGTGGACACCGCGGATACCGAGCACACCGCAGTGCCGCATGACTCCGAGCATCCACTGTTCATCCTGTACACCTCCGGCACCACGGGGAAACCCAAGGGCATCCTGCACACCACCGGCGGGTTCCTCACGCAGACCGCCTTCACCCACCTCAACACCTTTGATCTGCACCCGGAAACGGACGTGTACTGGTGCACCGCGGACATCGGCTGGGTCACCGGCCACAGCTACGTGGCTTACGCTCCGCTGATCAACGGCGCCACCCAGCTGATATACGAGGGCACACCGGACACGCCGCACCAGGGCCGCTGGTGGGAACTGGTGGAGAAGTACAAGGTATCCATCCTGTACACCGCCCCCACCGCCATCCGTACCTGCATGAAGTGGGGCCGGGATATTCCGCAGAAGTACAACCTGGATTCCATCCGGGTGCTGGGATCGGTGGGCGAACCCATCAACCCCGAAGCATGGATGTGGTACCGGCAGGTCATCGGTGCCAACGGCGGCAAAAAGGAAAACCCGGCGCCGATCGTGGATACCTGGTGGCAGACCGAAACCGGGGCGCACATGATCGCACCCATGCCCGGCGTCACGGCCACCAAGCCGGGCTCCGCGCAGGTAGCCGTGCCGGGCATCTCGGTGGACGTGGTGGATGAAATGGGGAAGCCGGTGCCCAACGGATCCGGTGGCTTCCTGGTCATCAAGGAGCCGTGGCCGGCCATGCTGCGCGGCATCTGGGGAGATCCGGAACGGTTCAAGGAGACCTACTGGTCCCGGTTCGACAACATGTATTTCGCGGGTGACGGCGCGAAGAAGGACGAGGACGGCGACATCTGGCTGCTGGGCCGGGTCGATGACGTGATGAACGTTTCCGGCCACCGGCTCTCCACCACGGAGATCGAATCCGCCCTGGTGAGCCATCCCTCGGTTGCCGAGGCCGCCGTCGTCGGTGCGGCCGATGACACCACGGGTGAGGCCGTGGTCGCCTTTGTTATTCTGCGCGGCAGCGCCAAGGACGACGACGACATTGTCACCACTCTGCGCAACCACGTGGGCAAGGAAATCGGGCCGATCGCCAAGCCGCGGCACATCCTGGTGGTTCCCGAACTGCCCAAGACCCGCAGCGGCAAAATCATGCGCCGCCTGCTCAAGGATGTGGCCGAAGGACGCGAAGCCGGCGATTCCAGCACGCTGGCGGATAACACTGTGATGCAGCAGATCGCCGAGTCCCTGCGCAGGTAA
- a CDS encoding MarP family serine protease, giving the protein MLGLTLLDIVLLLVLLFYLVAGLRNGLVVTLGGIVGFVAGAVAAFFAIPLVAGWVPDNGWRLTVVIATAVILVLIGHAAGAALGGMIRRWLNFPPLRVLDRLLGGAANLVVAALVMAMLAFSVTTLGVPYLSQQIAGSKVLNAIDDGTPEQVKTWSAQIRSFTVSEGLPTILDSAAPQTAVPPSAEVSSAALEKASASVLKITGTAYQCGQNQTGSGFVVADDRVVTNAHVVAGVNEPVVEVPDGSVLPARVVYFDAARDLAVLAVDDLDAAPIPVGAPLPDGTTAAFAGYPAGGPFRLQAASVEGLSEVAVRDIYGTSPEVLEVYTLAANVQQGNSGGPLLDIDGQVAGVIFAKTTGDQPIGYALSLAEVGPVIEDAPGFSKAVSAGSCTAK; this is encoded by the coding sequence GTGCTCGGACTGACACTTCTGGACATCGTCCTGCTCCTTGTCCTGCTTTTTTACCTGGTGGCAGGGCTGCGCAACGGGCTGGTGGTGACCCTGGGGGGAATCGTCGGTTTCGTTGCCGGCGCCGTGGCCGCGTTCTTCGCCATCCCCCTCGTAGCGGGATGGGTGCCGGACAACGGCTGGCGGCTGACAGTGGTGATCGCCACCGCCGTAATCCTTGTCCTGATAGGGCATGCGGCTGGTGCGGCGCTGGGCGGAATGATCCGGCGGTGGCTGAATTTCCCGCCTCTTCGGGTCCTGGACCGGCTACTTGGCGGGGCCGCGAACCTGGTTGTTGCGGCCCTGGTGATGGCCATGCTGGCCTTCAGCGTCACGACGCTTGGCGTGCCGTACCTATCCCAGCAGATTGCCGGGTCCAAGGTGCTCAATGCGATTGATGACGGCACTCCTGAACAGGTCAAGACGTGGAGTGCGCAGATCCGTTCCTTTACGGTCTCCGAGGGATTGCCGACCATTCTGGACAGTGCGGCGCCGCAAACGGCGGTGCCGCCCAGCGCGGAAGTCAGCTCGGCAGCACTGGAAAAGGCTTCGGCTTCCGTGCTGAAGATCACAGGCACGGCCTACCAGTGCGGACAGAACCAGACGGGATCCGGGTTTGTGGTGGCGGATGACCGGGTGGTCACCAATGCCCACGTGGTGGCCGGCGTCAACGAGCCGGTAGTGGAAGTTCCCGACGGGTCCGTCCTGCCGGCCAGGGTGGTGTACTTCGACGCGGCCCGCGACCTCGCCGTGCTCGCCGTGGATGACCTGGACGCGGCGCCCATCCCGGTAGGCGCCCCGCTGCCGGACGGCACTACGGCCGCCTTTGCCGGTTACCCCGCCGGCGGGCCCTTCCGGCTCCAGGCAGCGAGTGTCGAAGGGCTTTCCGAGGTGGCCGTGCGTGACATCTACGGCACCTCACCGGAGGTGCTGGAGGTCTACACACTGGCAGCGAACGTCCAGCAGGGCAATTCCGGCGGACCGCTGCTGGACATTGACGGGCAGGTCGCGGGAGTCATTTTCGCCAAAACCACCGGGGACCAGCCCATCGGCTACGCCTTGTCCCTTGCCGAGGTGGGCCCGGTCATTGAGGACGCCCCCGGCTTCAGCAAGGCGGTTTCCGCCGGGTCCTGCACCGCCAAGTAG
- a CDS encoding organic hydroperoxide resistance protein, whose protein sequence is MSALYTAAATATGDGRNGEARTSDGKLEVNLSTPTEMGGSGEGTNPEQLFATGYAACFLSALKMIARAEKAPIADAAVTADVSIYKQDEGGFKLGVALHVEMSGVDEATADKLVQAAHQVCPYSNATRGNIEVELDVTVG, encoded by the coding sequence ATGAGTGCTTTGTACACAGCTGCTGCCACCGCTACCGGCGACGGACGCAACGGAGAAGCCCGCACCAGCGACGGCAAGCTGGAGGTCAACCTCTCCACCCCAACCGAGATGGGCGGCTCCGGCGAGGGAACCAACCCCGAACAGCTCTTCGCCACGGGATACGCCGCATGCTTCCTGTCCGCGCTGAAGATGATTGCACGCGCGGAGAAGGCCCCCATTGCAGATGCTGCCGTCACGGCCGACGTCAGCATCTACAAGCAGGATGAAGGCGGCTTCAAGCTCGGCGTCGCACTGCACGTGGAAATGTCCGGCGTGGACGAGGCAACCGCGGACAAACTGGTCCAGGCAGCCCACCAGGTCTGCCCCTACTCCAATGCCACGCGGGGCAATATCGAGGTGGAGCTCGACGTCACCGTCGGCTAG
- a CDS encoding NUDIX hydrolase yields the protein MPNSTIRLFPVAPDQRVAAQSWFERSDRTPRKPRLASSVVLLRDSPRGTETYLSYRRGESPLGKVAFPGGSVEENDDAQATWFGPAPAAWAKSMGIDDSRLARRHVVAAIRELFEETGVLLAGPDEATLLESNRGPEWMAARTAIAAQDASFLELLGKRGLGLRTDLLRPLSNWHSADFALRRFDTRYFAAIAPVGQDATLLEGKGVWAGWKAAADVVAARDTTALGDEIGRPDTQGLTLGELVVPAVEITLEKVGSARGCIAYLSSRRPAAVYRPELVEVDGEPRLAVNPGGAAEGSSAHGR from the coding sequence TTGCCTAACTCGACTATCCGGCTCTTTCCGGTCGCGCCCGATCAGCGGGTAGCGGCCCAAAGCTGGTTCGAACGCTCCGACCGGACGCCGCGCAAACCGCGCCTGGCCTCCTCGGTGGTGCTGCTGCGGGACTCCCCGCGCGGTACTGAAACGTACCTCTCCTACCGGCGGGGCGAGTCCCCGCTGGGCAAGGTCGCCTTCCCGGGCGGCAGCGTGGAAGAGAACGACGACGCGCAGGCCACCTGGTTCGGGCCTGCGCCCGCCGCCTGGGCCAAGTCGATGGGGATCGACGATTCCCGGCTGGCCCGCCGGCACGTAGTAGCGGCTATCCGGGAACTGTTTGAGGAAACCGGAGTCCTGCTGGCCGGCCCGGATGAAGCCACCCTGCTGGAAAGCAACCGCGGCCCGGAGTGGATGGCGGCCCGCACCGCCATCGCCGCCCAGGACGCCTCTTTCCTGGAACTGCTCGGCAAGCGGGGCCTTGGGCTGCGGACGGACCTGCTGCGTCCGCTCTCCAACTGGCACAGCGCAGACTTTGCCCTGCGCCGTTTCGACACCCGCTACTTCGCCGCCATTGCTCCGGTTGGCCAGGACGCCACACTGCTGGAGGGCAAGGGCGTATGGGCCGGGTGGAAAGCTGCTGCCGACGTGGTCGCCGCACGCGACACCACTGCCCTGGGCGACGAAATCGGGCGTCCGGATACGCAGGGGTTGACCCTTGGCGAACTGGTGGTTCCCGCCGTCGAAATCACCCTTGAAAAGGTCGGTTCGGCACGCGGCTGCATCGCCTACCTGTCCAGCAGGCGGCCCGCTGCGGTCTACCGGCCGGAACTGGTGGAAGTGGACGGCGAACCGCGCCTGGCCGTAAATCCCGGCGGCGCCGCTGAAGGATCTTCTGCGCACGGACGTTGA
- a CDS encoding RidA family protein — MSAAAGAVSAVEIRLRELGLTLPDVAAPVAAYVPAVITGSLVHTSGQLPFVDGTLPATGKVGAEVDPADAASYAAICAINALAAVKAQIGDLDRISRVVKVVGYVASDPSFTGQPAVVNGASELLGKVFGAAGTHARSAVGVAVLPLDAPVEVEMIVEFA; from the coding sequence GTGAGCGCCGCTGCCGGTGCAGTATCGGCCGTTGAGATCCGGCTGAGGGAGCTGGGCCTGACCCTTCCCGATGTCGCAGCTCCGGTGGCTGCCTATGTCCCGGCGGTTATCACCGGCAGCCTCGTCCATACGTCCGGCCAGCTGCCGTTCGTGGACGGGACGCTTCCGGCAACCGGCAAGGTGGGTGCAGAGGTGGATCCGGCGGACGCCGCGTCGTACGCAGCGATCTGTGCCATCAACGCACTGGCGGCGGTAAAGGCGCAGATCGGTGATCTTGACCGCATCAGCCGCGTCGTGAAAGTTGTCGGTTATGTTGCTTCGGACCCTTCCTTCACCGGCCAGCCAGCCGTTGTGAACGGCGCTTCGGAGCTTCTGGGGAAGGTATTCGGTGCGGCCGGAACCCACGCGCGCTCCGCCGTCGGCGTTGCCGTCCTGCCGCTGGATGCGCCCGTCGAAGTAGAAATGATCGTGGAATTTGCCTAA
- a CDS encoding Crp/Fnr family transcriptional regulator, with translation MDIEVLRRAPLFASLGDDVFAALTEELTEVDLSRGASVFREGDQGDQLYFIVSGKIKLGRSAPDGRENLLAILGPGELFGEMALFDPSPRNATATAVSETRLAGLRHENLRALIETRPEVSVQLLQALARRLRRTNESLADLVFSDVPGRVAKALLDLADRFGRPATDGILVAHELTQEELAQLVGASRETVNKALAEFVQRGWLRLEARAVVILDVQRLRQRSR, from the coding sequence ATGGATATCGAGGTACTGCGCCGCGCGCCGTTGTTCGCCTCTCTGGGAGACGACGTATTCGCCGCTCTGACCGAAGAGCTCACTGAGGTCGACCTTTCCCGCGGGGCCTCCGTTTTCCGCGAGGGCGATCAGGGCGACCAGCTCTATTTCATCGTCTCCGGAAAAATCAAGCTGGGCCGTTCAGCCCCTGACGGGCGGGAGAACCTGCTGGCTATCCTCGGCCCGGGTGAGCTGTTCGGGGAGATGGCACTGTTTGATCCCTCCCCGCGCAACGCCACGGCAACCGCCGTCTCGGAGACCCGGCTTGCCGGTCTCCGGCACGAGAACCTGCGGGCATTGATCGAGACCCGCCCCGAGGTTTCCGTCCAGTTGCTCCAGGCCCTGGCACGCCGCCTGCGTCGCACCAACGAGTCGCTGGCCGACCTCGTTTTCTCCGACGTTCCGGGCCGTGTGGCCAAGGCGCTGCTGGATCTGGCGGACCGCTTCGGCCGTCCGGCCACCGACGGCATCCTGGTAGCCCACGAGCTGACGCAGGAAGAACTGGCCCAGCTGGTTGGCGCCTCGCGTGAAACCGTGAACAAGGCCTTGGCTGAGTTCGTCCAGCGCGGCTGGCTGCGCTTGGAAGCACGCGCAGTGGTCATCCTGGACGTCCAGCGGCTGCGGCAGCGTTCGCGCTAG
- the aroQ gene encoding type II 3-dehydroquinate dehydratase: MTTAGTRNILVLNGPNLNLLGTREPGIYGHSTLADVEAAAMAAASSRGWSVDCVQSNHEGDLIDAIHAARGTAAGIVINPAAYSHTSVAIADALSAVELPVVEVHLSNIHRREEFRHHSFVSAVASVVICGAGISGYRMAVEYLAESLEPERG; this comes from the coding sequence ATGACTACTGCCGGCACACGCAACATCCTGGTCCTCAACGGCCCCAACCTGAATCTCCTGGGCACCCGTGAACCTGGAATCTACGGGCACTCCACGCTGGCGGATGTGGAGGCTGCGGCCATGGCTGCAGCCTCCTCCCGCGGCTGGAGCGTGGACTGTGTGCAGTCCAACCATGAGGGCGACCTGATCGATGCCATCCACGCGGCACGGGGCACGGCTGCGGGCATCGTCATTAATCCCGCGGCCTACAGCCACACCTCGGTAGCCATCGCGGACGCCCTCTCCGCCGTGGAACTTCCCGTGGTGGAGGTACATCTCAGCAACATCCACCGTCGCGAGGAATTCCGGCACCACTCCTTCGTCTCCGCGGTAGCCTCCGTGGTGATCTGCGGCGCCGGTATCAGCGGCTACCGCATGGCTGTGGAGTACCTGGCGGAGTCGCTGGAGCCGGAGCGTGGCTGA
- a CDS encoding TetR/AcrR family transcriptional regulator, translated as MGTQPSGVRERILGSASSLFYTEGVRAVSADKIIAAAGTTKVTFYRYFRSKDDLVVAYLQEQSAGMQERAAALDPDPCTGLRQLAEVMGTEACSPGFRGCPFINAAAEYPDPEHPVRMVITGHRAWLHSLVAGRLRLLGVQEADSLADQLLMLRDGAMVYGYVEDGTAVGPALAAAGEALVLPRITAGKPKSAAQA; from the coding sequence ATGGGCACGCAACCGTCAGGGGTACGCGAGCGGATCCTCGGCAGTGCTTCGAGCCTGTTCTACACCGAGGGCGTGCGGGCCGTGAGCGCGGACAAGATCATTGCTGCTGCAGGCACCACCAAAGTGACTTTCTACCGGTATTTCCGCTCCAAGGATGATCTGGTGGTGGCGTACCTGCAGGAGCAGTCCGCAGGAATGCAGGAACGGGCCGCAGCCCTTGACCCGGACCCCTGCACGGGCCTGCGCCAGCTGGCAGAAGTGATGGGAACCGAGGCCTGCTCCCCCGGCTTCCGCGGGTGCCCTTTCATCAATGCCGCGGCTGAGTACCCGGACCCGGAGCATCCCGTCCGCATGGTCATTACAGGGCACCGTGCGTGGCTGCATTCACTTGTGGCCGGCCGGCTGCGCCTGCTCGGCGTGCAGGAGGCGGACAGCCTGGCCGACCAGTTGCTGATGCTGCGCGACGGCGCCATGGTGTACGGATATGTGGAGGACGGAACCGCCGTCGGGCCCGCACTGGCGGCAGCCGGCGAGGCGCTGGTCCTGCCCCGGATCACCGCGGGAAAACCCAAATCCGCGGCCCAGGCCTGA
- a CDS encoding MFS transporter — MSTSLAPAAPAGPHSSKMARKVAGASFIGTALESYDFYVFGTAAALILNRIFFPEVDAATGVLLSFLSLGMGFIARPVGAILFGHIGDRVGRKTSLIWTIILMGVATGAVGLLPDYNTIGIWAPLLLVLLRLLQGLAVGGEWGGSILIATEHAAPRKRALYAAIPQIGSPVGTILVTGIFLLLTQVPDDAMEAGVWRIPFLLAFPFMGIALYLRLAIDETPVFKGVEKAHQVTRVPLLEVLRTQWAAVLVAAAAALLGIGSYFLMTTYTQSYGTKILGLSESTVLNAALVGSVLQLATIPAFGFLANRIGSARMVMAGAVATLVISFPLYFIISNANTPVYILTILIGGIAPTAAWAALGGLMADLFPARTGFTALSLAYSIAGILSGFTPSVTQVFSNATGAAWWHPGVVLALMSLITIAGALAARHMTQHNTAAAPQKTGSAPA; from the coding sequence GTGTCTACTTCACTCGCACCGGCCGCACCTGCCGGACCACACTCTTCCAAGATGGCCCGCAAGGTAGCGGGGGCGTCCTTTATCGGCACGGCCCTGGAGTCCTATGACTTCTATGTCTTCGGCACCGCGGCCGCACTGATCCTGAACCGGATTTTCTTCCCGGAAGTGGATGCAGCAACAGGCGTCCTGCTGTCCTTCCTGTCCCTGGGCATGGGCTTTATTGCCCGGCCGGTGGGCGCCATCCTCTTCGGGCACATCGGAGACCGGGTGGGGCGCAAGACCTCGCTGATTTGGACCATCATCCTGATGGGTGTTGCCACCGGTGCGGTTGGCCTGCTGCCGGACTACAACACCATCGGCATCTGGGCGCCGCTGCTGCTGGTGCTGCTGCGCCTGCTGCAGGGCCTGGCCGTGGGCGGCGAGTGGGGCGGGTCTATCCTGATCGCCACCGAACATGCCGCTCCGCGCAAGCGCGCCCTTTACGCGGCCATTCCCCAGATCGGCTCTCCGGTGGGGACCATCCTGGTTACCGGCATCTTCCTGCTGCTGACGCAGGTCCCGGACGATGCCATGGAGGCCGGGGTATGGCGCATTCCCTTCCTGCTGGCCTTCCCCTTCATGGGCATTGCCCTGTACCTGCGCCTGGCCATTGACGAGACCCCCGTGTTCAAGGGCGTCGAGAAGGCACACCAGGTAACCCGGGTCCCGCTGCTCGAGGTACTGCGCACACAGTGGGCAGCAGTGCTGGTCGCTGCTGCCGCCGCCCTCCTGGGCATCGGCTCCTACTTCCTGATGACTACCTACACCCAGTCCTACGGAACCAAGATCCTGGGACTGTCGGAGTCCACTGTCCTGAACGCTGCGCTGGTCGGATCGGTGCTCCAGCTGGCTACCATCCCGGCCTTCGGCTTCCTGGCCAACCGCATCGGCTCCGCCCGGATGGTCATGGCCGGTGCCGTTGCCACCTTGGTGATCTCCTTCCCGCTGTACTTCATCATCAGCAACGCCAACACCCCGGTCTACATCCTGACCATCCTGATCGGCGGGATAGCTCCAACGGCGGCCTGGGCCGCACTGGGCGGACTCATGGCCGACCTGTTCCCGGCCCGGACCGGCTTCACGGCCCTGTCCCTCGCCTACAGCATTGCCGGCATCCTCTCCGGCTTCACCCCCTCCGTCACCCAGGTATTCTCCAATGCAACCGGCGCCGCCTGGTGGCACCCCGGCGTCGTACTGGCGCTGATGTCCCTGATCACCATCGCGGGCGCGCTGGCGGCGCGTCACATGACGCAGCACAACACGGCTGCTGCGCCGCAGAAGACAGGATCCGCTCCGGCATAG
- a CDS encoding DUF2332 domain-containing protein has protein sequence MAEAPSTAQRYARFARYEARGASEVYEQWCEEISRDAKVLELIDGLPRDKRQPNLVLAAARSRGAEAGTYSGFRAFLLQEWDGIRDVILRRSTQTNEPRRCAVLLPSLARIARDEGRPLALIEVGASAGLCLYPDRYAYRYDDGAVINGQGRDNWVLACRTTGNPPLPSSVPNIIHRSGVDLNPLDPADPADLAWLDALIWPGMDERRRLLGVAAEAAAHSPARIVRGDLNAEIAGLIEAAPAEAAVVVFHTAVLAYLPEGDREIFRDTIVSCLGVPGRPVHWLSNEGLGVVPGLSAPPGSADPGLFVLHHNGTPVARTGPHGQSLDWL, from the coding sequence GTGGCTGAGGCCCCGTCAACGGCGCAGCGGTATGCGCGCTTCGCCCGCTACGAGGCCCGCGGCGCCTCGGAAGTCTACGAGCAGTGGTGTGAGGAAATCAGCCGGGACGCCAAGGTGCTGGAGCTGATTGACGGGCTTCCCCGGGACAAGCGCCAACCCAACCTCGTGCTGGCCGCTGCCCGCAGCCGGGGCGCGGAAGCCGGCACTTACAGCGGGTTCCGCGCTTTCCTGCTCCAGGAGTGGGACGGTATCCGCGACGTGATCCTGCGGCGCAGCACGCAGACCAACGAGCCGCGCCGCTGCGCCGTCCTCCTGCCGTCGCTGGCACGGATCGCCCGGGACGAGGGACGCCCGCTGGCGTTGATCGAGGTTGGTGCGTCCGCGGGTTTGTGCCTGTATCCGGACCGATACGCCTACCGGTACGACGACGGCGCCGTCATCAACGGTCAGGGCCGGGACAACTGGGTACTGGCGTGCCGGACCACTGGCAATCCCCCGCTGCCGTCGTCGGTGCCGAACATCATTCACCGGTCCGGAGTGGACCTTAATCCCCTGGACCCGGCCGATCCGGCCGACCTCGCTTGGCTGGACGCCCTGATATGGCCGGGCATGGATGAACGCCGCCGGCTGCTGGGGGTTGCGGCCGAAGCAGCGGCACACTCCCCTGCCCGGATTGTGCGCGGGGACTTGAATGCCGAGATTGCCGGACTGATTGAGGCTGCGCCGGCCGAGGCCGCCGTCGTTGTTTTCCACACAGCGGTCCTGGCCTACCTGCCGGAGGGCGACCGGGAAATTTTCCGCGACACCATTGTCAGCTGCCTCGGCGTTCCCGGCCGGCCGGTGCACTGGCTCTCCAATGAGGGCCTGGGCGTGGTGCCGGGACTTTCCGCTCCGCCCGGTTCCGCGGATCCGGGTTTGTTTGTGCTGCACCACAACGGCACGCCGGTGGCGCGGACCGGCCCGCACGGCCAGTCCCTGGACTGGCTGTGA
- a CDS encoding DUF4177 domain-containing protein: MTKWEYFITPLPLHTPGQVLNMHGDEGWELVQIAAAPNGTGSVAYMKREKGQ, from the coding sequence ATGACCAAATGGGAATACTTCATTACACCACTTCCGCTTCACACGCCCGGGCAGGTCCTGAATATGCACGGGGACGAAGGATGGGAGCTGGTGCAGATTGCTGCCGCACCCAACGGCACGGGTTCCGTTGCCTATATGAAACGCGAAAAAGGCCAGTGA